The nucleotide sequence GGCCAGTTGCAGGTGGTCCACGCCAACCCGCGCGACGCGCTGTGGGCGGCCGAACAATGCCTGCGCTCGGCTGCCTGCGCCGCCGTGCTGTGCTGGCCGCAGCAGGCCGACGACCGTGCCCTGCGCCGCCTGCAGGTGGCCGCCGAAACCGGGCAGTGCCTGGGCTTTGCCTTCCGCGACAGCCGCCAGGCGCGCAACCCCTCCCCCGCCCCCTTGCGCCTGCAGCTCGACGCCGGCCAGGTGCGGGTCCTCAAATGCCGCGGCGGCATGGCACCGGCGCAGCCGTTGCCGCTGGCCCTGGCCCATTGAGGCGCCGCCATGCAGTGGGCCTGCCTGTTGCTGCCTCAACTGGCGCTGGACGCAGCCCTGCGCCAGCAGCCGGACCCGCGCGCGCCGCTGGTGCTGGTCACCGGCCCGGCGCAGCGCCGGGTGCTGCATGCGGTCAGCCCGGCCGCGCGCCAGCTCGGCCTGCGCCGCGGCATGCTGCTCTCGGCCGCGCAGGTGCTCACCCGCGACATGCTCACCGTGGACTACGACCCGCGCGCCGAACAGGACACCCGCCAGCTGCTGGCCAGCTGGCTGTACGGCAT is from Stenotrophomonas bentonitica and encodes:
- the imuA gene encoding translesion DNA synthesis-associated protein ImuA, which codes for MAAVRALDQLLESRQVWRGQPRAAVPEVAAHPTGHPALDSRLPGGGWPPSSLSEVLLGAPGQGELALVWPTLARLSQLQQTVVLVAPPHLPHAPGWAGAGLALGQLQVVHANPRDALWAAEQCLRSAACAAVLCWPQQADDRALRRLQVAAETGQCLGFAFRDSRQARNPSPAPLRLQLDAGQVRVLKCRGGMAPAQPLPLALAH